In Paenibacillus larvae subsp. larvae, the following proteins share a genomic window:
- a CDS encoding ImmA/IrrE family metallo-endopeptidase, whose product MRIRKKINYLYRKHKTNCPFELASLLNVHIRYVDLPEGVKGYCLRVLRRKFILLDYNLKGTQEEKFICTHELGHIVLHKEISHYFIIRHTFFVANKYEREAHHFAIYLILSNYEFENGETLSSVFQKNGIPEKMKIYY is encoded by the coding sequence GTGAGAATTCGAAAAAAAATCAATTATCTGTACCGCAAACATAAAACAAATTGTCCATTCGAATTAGCGAGCCTATTAAACGTCCATATCAGATATGTTGATCTTCCTGAAGGTGTCAAAGGATATTGTCTGAGGGTTTTACGAAGAAAATTCATACTCCTAGATTATAATCTGAAAGGTACACAGGAAGAGAAATTTATCTGCACTCATGAACTTGGCCACATTGTTCTTCACAAAGAAATAAGTCACTACTTTATTATAAGGCATACTTTCTTTGTGGCAAATAAGTATGAGCGGGAAGCTCATCATTTTGCGATCTACCTAATCCTTTCTAACTATGAGTTTGAAAATGGTGAAACTTTAAGTTCTGTTTTTCAGAAAAACGGAATCCCTGAAAAAATGAAAATTTACTACTAA
- a CDS encoding Arm DNA-binding domain-containing protein: MKGSIKKRGTKWSYIVDVGFDENGKRKQKTKSGFRTKAEAQAACNELINQINKGQYVEEKRMTLEEYLLLWLKDYAKPNMRQTSYDLREVLITKRIIPALGKYEIQKITPHQISKFYVELNEKGLSQEYNTVFIHFYALLLKER; encoded by the coding sequence GTGAAAGGTTCAATTAAAAAACGTGGAACTAAATGGTCTTATATTGTTGATGTGGGTTTCGATGAAAATGGAAAGAGAAAACAGAAAACAAAATCAGGCTTCCGGACAAAAGCAGAAGCACAAGCTGCCTGTAATGAGTTAATTAATCAAATTAATAAAGGGCAATACGTTGAAGAAAAGAGAATGACATTAGAAGAGTATTTACTTTTGTGGCTAAAAGACTATGCTAAACCGAATATGCGTCAAACAAGTTACGATTTGAGAGAAGTTCTTATCACAAAGAGAATCATTCCGGCCCTAGGTAAATATGAAATCCAAAAAATAACACCGCATCAAATTTCGAAATTTTATGTAGAACTGAATGAAAAAGGCTTATCACAGGAGTATAACACAGTTTTCATTCACTTCTACGCTCTGCTTTTAAAAGAGCGGTGA
- a CDS encoding site-specific integrase — protein sequence MKWQFISKNVMENVDAPKFERRDIVTWSMDEVRKFLDNVPADQYRIAFILALYTGMRRGEILGLRWKDVDLKTGKASIRQALTKTKMGLIFQEPKTKNAKRQIALSQEVISALKKHKHWVNKNMVQHGPEYQNHDLVCCHEDGRPIAPRTLQNVFHKRCEALELPNIRFHDLRHTHATIMLQLGQHPKVVSERLGHGRVGITMDIYSYVLPDMQKDAADIFESALKKGL from the coding sequence GTGAAGTGGCAATTCATTTCTAAAAATGTAATGGAAAACGTTGACGCCCCAAAATTTGAGAGAAGGGATATTGTAACATGGAGTATGGATGAAGTAAGGAAATTTCTTGACAATGTACCCGCGGATCAGTATAGAATTGCATTCATTTTGGCCCTATATACAGGGATGAGACGGGGAGAAATCCTAGGATTACGTTGGAAGGATGTAGATTTAAAAACAGGAAAGGCAAGTATTAGACAAGCACTTACGAAGACTAAGATGGGTCTAATATTCCAGGAACCAAAAACAAAAAATGCCAAACGGCAAATAGCGCTCTCACAAGAAGTGATAAGCGCCCTCAAGAAACATAAACACTGGGTTAATAAAAATATGGTCCAACACGGTCCTGAATACCAAAATCATGATCTAGTATGTTGTCATGAGGACGGTAGACCAATAGCCCCAAGGACACTTCAAAACGTTTTTCATAAACGATGTGAAGCGCTGGAGCTACCTAATATCCGCTTTCATGACTTACGCCATACTCATGCCACAATTATGTTACAACTTGGGCAGCACCCCAAAGTTGTTTCTGAACGACTCGGTCATGGTCGAGTAGGAATCACAATGGATATCTACTCATACGTACTTCCTGATATGCAAAAAGATGCTGCGGATATTTTTGAATCTGCCCTTAAAAAAGGACTTTAG
- a CDS encoding alpha/beta hydrolase family protein — MSISFQILLEEERIIRGDFFPSANLTRGILIICHGFKGFKDWGMFPYAARKIAQEVDVVTFNFSYNGVGENLTEFTELEKFAHNTYTRELEDINSVVTLFSNHEDVKNTLLDQQSAGRGEPVVFHSCESGLHAPVAGSSSLPLFLLGHSRGGGVSIIYALDHGTEIAGVISWNGITNVDLFSPKIKEEMRTKGRSSVQNARTRQELPLDVEILHDMERNKERFDIYSRIRDIQVPLLLIQGTKDALHLREGSERLVKLNRAVNWVQIEEGNHTFNTVHPFKGTTKPLEKAIDETLAFIRKKLEDWKIQAKSESKTDTG, encoded by the coding sequence ATGTCTATTTCATTTCAAATTCTGCTTGAGGAAGAACGGATAATTCGCGGAGATTTTTTTCCATCTGCTAATTTAACCCGAGGTATTCTAATCATTTGCCATGGTTTCAAAGGGTTTAAAGATTGGGGCATGTTTCCTTATGCCGCAAGGAAGATCGCACAGGAAGTCGATGTGGTTACTTTCAATTTTTCCTACAATGGTGTGGGAGAGAACTTGACGGAATTTACAGAACTTGAGAAGTTCGCGCATAATACATACACCCGTGAACTTGAAGATATCAACTCGGTAGTAACATTATTTTCCAATCACGAGGATGTAAAAAATACACTGCTGGATCAGCAATCCGCAGGGAGAGGCGAGCCTGTTGTATTCCATTCCTGTGAATCAGGCCTTCATGCTCCCGTTGCGGGTTCTTCAAGCCTTCCTCTATTTCTTTTGGGACACAGCAGAGGAGGCGGAGTCAGTATTATTTATGCACTGGATCATGGTACGGAGATCGCAGGGGTGATCAGTTGGAACGGAATTACGAATGTGGATCTATTTAGCCCCAAGATCAAAGAGGAGATGAGGACTAAAGGGCGTTCATCTGTACAAAATGCAAGAACCCGTCAGGAACTGCCGCTGGATGTAGAGATTCTCCATGATATGGAAAGAAACAAGGAGCGATTTGATATCTACTCCAGAATTCGAGACATTCAAGTACCTTTGCTATTAATACAAGGGACGAAAGATGCACTGCATTTGCGGGAAGGCTCCGAACGTTTGGTTAAATTAAATCGGGCGGTTAACTGGGTCCAAATCGAAGAGGGGAATCATACTTTTAATACGGTCCACCCTTTTAAAGGGACGACTAAGCCTCTGGAAAAGGCCATTGACGAAACCTTGGCTTTTATCCGGAAGAAGCTGGAAGATTGGAAGATACAAGCAAAATCTGAATCTAAAACCGATACCGGTTAA
- a CDS encoding 2'-5' RNA ligase family protein: MQFGIAIHPSKEVRDFVNSYRKRFDPYYSVIAPHLTIREKEDWSSDKLEQASLHLEEVTKNWAPFSIHFNRFSSFYPVNNVIYLALSDPKPVTDLHMAINSGVLGEQQRPYVYNPHITIGQKMDSDELHDVLASLRKKPVDYTSPVDEIHLFVREGEASWNIHQTFILRG; this comes from the coding sequence ATGCAGTTTGGAATCGCCATTCATCCATCCAAAGAAGTCCGTGATTTTGTAAACAGCTATCGAAAGCGCTTTGATCCATACTACAGTGTTATTGCGCCTCATCTAACCATTCGTGAGAAAGAGGACTGGAGTTCGGACAAACTGGAGCAGGCCTCCCTGCATTTAGAAGAAGTAACAAAAAACTGGGCACCTTTCTCTATTCACTTCAATCGTTTTTCTTCCTTTTACCCGGTAAACAACGTGATCTACTTAGCCTTATCCGATCCGAAACCGGTAACCGATTTACACATGGCCATTAACTCGGGAGTACTTGGGGAACAACAGCGGCCTTACGTTTACAACCCTCATATCACCATTGGACAGAAAATGGATAGTGATGAATTGCATGACGTACTGGCAAGTTTGCGCAAGAAACCGGTTGATTATACTTCCCCTGTGGATGAAATTCATCTGTTTGTCCGTGAAGGAGAGGCCTCATGGAACATTCATCAAACCTTTATACTTAGAGGTTAA
- a CDS encoding extracellular solute-binding protein, with protein sequence MNWEETFELAKKVTTGEGEDKKYGFFFSTQSQTDLFSGMLLYTAPLQMRMYDEQGTKMTVDTDEWEKSWNTILELNKAGVLPNPLNMTQDQKNMAFYDFISGKLAMGIVTYSQINQIAQANKQVIGQQSNNQKTTGNKAKSVSPIEWDVVSLPVHPGTSKWTPNLNLNGVMGINNRSSKQKLALQYLEFVNGEEWARLRSKNSYNLMAQKKYNKPKDGLNYNIDAFIQGVPVPPSDYKLQQEKPNINMVQGMGRKQFLEVLQGNIGTREALKEWQASGNAFLQKLKNDPKAVHEANEVK encoded by the coding sequence ATGAACTGGGAAGAGACTTTTGAGCTTGCAAAAAAGGTAACAACAGGAGAAGGGGAGGACAAAAAGTATGGCTTTTTCTTCAGCACACAGTCGCAAACTGACTTGTTCAGCGGTATGCTTTTATATACAGCTCCGCTGCAAATGAGAATGTATGATGAGCAAGGAACGAAGATGACAGTAGATACGGATGAATGGGAAAAATCGTGGAACACCATTCTGGAATTAAATAAAGCAGGAGTTTTGCCAAATCCTTTAAATATGACGCAAGATCAAAAAAATATGGCGTTTTATGATTTTATTTCCGGTAAGTTAGCTATGGGAATAGTCACCTACAGCCAAATCAACCAGATTGCCCAGGCAAATAAGCAAGTTATCGGCCAGCAGTCCAATAATCAAAAAACAACCGGAAATAAAGCAAAATCTGTATCACCGATTGAATGGGATGTGGTTTCTCTGCCTGTTCATCCGGGTACATCTAAATGGACGCCCAACTTGAATTTAAACGGCGTTATGGGAATAAATAACAGAAGTTCTAAACAAAAACTCGCGCTTCAATATCTGGAGTTTGTCAACGGAGAAGAATGGGCTAGGTTGAGATCCAAAAACAGCTATAACTTAATGGCCCAAAAGAAATATAATAAACCCAAAGACGGGCTGAATTATAACATAGATGCATTTATTCAAGGAGTTCCGGTACCACCTTCAGATTATAAACTGCAACAGGAAAAACCTAACATTAATATGGTTCAGGGAATGGGACGAAAACAATTTCTGGAAGTTCTTCAAGGCAACATTGGGACAAGGGAGGCCCTGAAGGAATGGCAGGCTTCCGGCAATGCCTTTCTGCAAAAACTGAAAAACGATCCGAAAGCTGTGCATGAAGCTAACGAAGTAAAGTAA
- a CDS encoding extracellular solute-binding protein gives MRKWKNKILAAALTFSLMVPVLSGCFKSDSSSEDEQTLRIATTLGFGADAEIFRLQYTELFEYAHPNTRIELIPIGEERSGGQLAAESELEKNRQDSLLKLKELMQGDHPPDVVMVNYDQLPELIKENRLLELDAKLKKDKFSLSGLADPVVKGIRQVGNGSLFALAPTFSSSALIYNKKYSMKLVYLIPKII, from the coding sequence ATGAGGAAATGGAAAAATAAAATTTTGGCTGCTGCCCTGACTTTCTCCCTGATGGTCCCGGTATTGAGCGGATGTTTCAAGTCGGACTCTTCAAGTGAGGATGAGCAGACGCTGCGTATAGCCACTACACTTGGTTTTGGTGCCGATGCAGAAATTTTCCGTCTGCAGTATACAGAACTCTTTGAATATGCCCATCCGAATACGCGGATTGAGCTGATCCCAATAGGAGAAGAACGAAGCGGCGGGCAGCTTGCTGCTGAATCAGAACTGGAAAAAAACCGTCAGGATTCCCTGTTGAAATTAAAAGAGCTCATGCAAGGGGATCATCCTCCCGATGTGGTGATGGTCAATTACGACCAGCTCCCTGAATTAATTAAGGAAAACCGTCTTTTGGAGCTTGATGCCAAGTTGAAAAAAGATAAGTTCAGCCTCTCAGGGCTGGCTGACCCGGTAGTTAAGGGGATAAGACAAGTTGGTAATGGAAGCTTGTTTGCCCTAGCGCCTACTTTTTCTTCAAGCGCCCTGATATATAATAAAAAATATTCGATGAAGCTGGTATACCTTATCCCAAAAATAATATGA
- a CDS encoding dipeptidase, with translation MNEHLHQYMVQHQERHLEELKQFLRIPSISAVSLHKPDIEACAQWLASSLKTAGMEHVQIMPTEGHPIVYADWLHAPGQPTVLVYGHYDVQPAEPLEAWLNPPFEPEVRGGKLYARGATDDKGQVFIYVKAVEALINILGQLPINVKFCIEGEEEVASPSLAPFVQANKELLAADFIMVSDNAMLDKGKPSLEYAMRGLAAFEIEVRGANTDLHSGLYGGGVPNAIHALTELMASFHTPDGKIAVEGMYKDVLELSAKEKEALSRLPHSDEQVRKELDLEALTGEQGFTYIERTTARPTFEITSITGGFQGEGIKPIIPAEAKAKVACRLVPDQNPEQVMNCIEEHIRKNQPKGVKVNMIRKLKGNPFLSPIDHPLMVKAAEALEEVFGEKTSYTRSGGSIPIVDVFSKTLSAPVVLMGFGLPGENLHAPNENFDLENFRLGAESIFTYWEKIRNAE, from the coding sequence ATGAATGAACACCTTCACCAATATATGGTGCAGCATCAGGAGCGTCATCTGGAGGAACTTAAACAATTCCTTCGAATTCCGAGTATCAGTGCCGTTTCCCTGCATAAGCCTGATATTGAGGCCTGCGCACAATGGCTGGCCTCCTCACTTAAAACCGCGGGAATGGAACATGTACAAATAATGCCGACAGAGGGCCACCCGATTGTCTATGCGGACTGGCTGCATGCACCCGGACAACCAACGGTTTTGGTGTATGGACATTATGATGTGCAGCCGGCAGAGCCGCTGGAAGCCTGGCTTAATCCTCCATTTGAACCTGAAGTTCGCGGTGGCAAGCTGTATGCACGGGGGGCAACTGATGACAAGGGGCAGGTTTTTATTTATGTAAAAGCCGTGGAAGCTCTGATCAATATCTTGGGTCAATTGCCAATAAACGTAAAATTTTGTATTGAGGGCGAAGAGGAAGTGGCAAGCCCCTCCCTGGCTCCGTTCGTTCAGGCAAATAAAGAATTGCTGGCAGCCGACTTTATCATGGTTTCTGACAACGCCATGCTGGATAAAGGCAAGCCATCTCTGGAATACGCAATGAGAGGTTTGGCAGCGTTTGAGATCGAGGTGCGTGGAGCCAATACGGACCTGCACTCCGGCCTATATGGCGGCGGAGTTCCCAATGCGATTCATGCACTCACTGAACTTATGGCTTCCTTCCATACTCCTGATGGAAAAATCGCAGTAGAAGGCATGTACAAGGATGTATTGGAGCTTTCCGCAAAAGAGAAGGAGGCACTTTCCCGCCTTCCCCACAGTGATGAGCAAGTCAGGAAAGAACTGGACCTGGAAGCGCTAACCGGTGAACAGGGATTTACCTACATAGAGCGGACAACCGCCCGTCCTACTTTTGAAATCACCTCCATTACAGGGGGCTTTCAGGGAGAAGGCATTAAGCCTATTATTCCGGCTGAAGCTAAAGCTAAAGTAGCTTGCCGCCTCGTACCCGATCAGAACCCCGAACAGGTCATGAATTGCATAGAAGAGCATATTCGGAAGAACCAACCCAAAGGCGTTAAAGTGAATATGATTCGGAAGCTCAAAGGAAACCCGTTCCTAAGTCCGATCGATCACCCGCTGATGGTAAAAGCTGCTGAAGCCCTGGAAGAAGTATTCGGTGAAAAAACTTCCTACACTCGCAGCGGAGGCTCTATCCCGATTGTTGATGTATTCAGCAAAACATTAAGTGCCCCGGTCGTTTTAATGGGATTTGGCCTCCCCGGAGAAAACCTGCATGCCCCTAATGAAAATTTCGATTTGGAAAACTTCCGCCTGGGTGCCGAATCCATCTTTACCTATTGGGAAAAAATCCGGAACGCGGAGTAA
- the pyrE gene encoding orotate phosphoribosyltransferase encodes MKTLDKIAEHIATSLLDIEAVTLRPHNPFTWTSGIQSPIYCDNRLTMSHPEIRGAIADGFTALISEKFPEVEAIAGTATAGIPHAAWVSERLNLPMIYVRDKAKGHGKENQIEGMLKPGQKVVVIEDLISTGGSSIKAGEAIRASGGESLGVTAIFSYQLERAVQAFAQANLPLYTLTNYTILLDVAVKKGYIQEQDLEQLQAWRKNPSSYGIRQA; translated from the coding sequence ATGAAAACTTTAGACAAAATCGCCGAACATATTGCAACTTCTTTATTAGACATTGAAGCGGTAACGCTCCGTCCGCACAATCCATTCACCTGGACCTCAGGCATCCAGTCCCCTATTTATTGCGACAATAGGCTGACTATGTCCCATCCTGAGATCAGGGGAGCTATAGCGGATGGATTTACTGCGCTCATTTCAGAAAAGTTCCCGGAAGTAGAGGCTATTGCCGGGACAGCAACGGCAGGCATTCCGCATGCGGCCTGGGTATCGGAGCGGCTGAATCTTCCCATGATTTATGTGCGGGATAAGGCGAAAGGCCACGGGAAAGAAAATCAAATCGAAGGCATGCTTAAGCCGGGGCAGAAAGTTGTTGTTATCGAGGATTTAATCTCAACGGGCGGAAGCAGTATTAAGGCTGGAGAAGCCATCCGAGCTTCCGGAGGAGAATCCCTTGGAGTTACGGCTATTTTTTCATATCAGCTGGAGAGGGCTGTTCAAGCTTTTGCACAAGCAAATCTTCCTTTATACACACTAACCAATTACACCATCCTGCTTGATGTGGCGGTTAAAAAAGGATATATTCAGGAACAGGACCTGGAACAATTACAGGCTTGGCGGAAGAATCCGTCTTCTTATGGCATAAGGCAAGCCTGA
- the pyrF gene encoding orotidine-5'-phosphate decarboxylase, with product MSSREQLAEKIMVALDYPTAEKAEQLIQQLKGIPCYMKVGMQLFYAEGPGIVVQLKEQGYKVFLDLKLHDIPNTVKGTAESLTRLGIDMFNVHAGGGRAMMEAAREGMERALGSGQTRPWFIGVTQLTSTSREVLNKEIGIEGTVEEAVIHYAGLARKAGLDGVVASPLEVAYLKETFGPSILTVTPGIRPRGTAIGDQTRIMTPEEAIHAGTDYMVIGRPITAAPEPRAAMENILDSLLD from the coding sequence ATGAGCTCACGGGAACAGTTGGCTGAAAAGATAATGGTCGCTTTGGATTATCCAACGGCCGAAAAGGCGGAACAGCTCATTCAGCAGCTTAAAGGAATTCCTTGCTACATGAAAGTAGGAATGCAGCTGTTTTATGCAGAAGGTCCCGGTATTGTGGTACAGTTAAAAGAGCAGGGATACAAAGTATTTTTGGATCTAAAGCTTCATGACATTCCAAATACGGTAAAAGGTACGGCGGAAAGTCTTACCCGGCTGGGAATTGACATGTTTAATGTGCATGCCGGCGGCGGACGTGCTATGATGGAAGCGGCCAGGGAAGGAATGGAGCGGGCTCTGGGAAGCGGTCAAACGAGGCCTTGGTTCATTGGGGTCACTCAGTTAACAAGTACCAGCCGTGAAGTTTTAAATAAGGAAATCGGAATTGAGGGAACGGTCGAGGAAGCGGTAATTCATTATGCTGGGCTGGCAAGAAAAGCCGGGTTAGATGGTGTTGTGGCTTCACCGCTGGAAGTGGCCTACCTCAAAGAAACGTTCGGCCCCTCGATTCTTACCGTAACCCCAGGCATTCGCCCCAGGGGAACTGCAATTGGTGACCAGACGCGTATCATGACACCGGAAGAGGCAATACATGCCGGGACGGATTATATGGTTATCGGAAGGCCGATAACAGCAGCACCAGAGCCAAGAGCAGCAATGGAGAACATCTTGGATTCCCTCTTGGACTGA
- the carB gene encoding carbamoyl-phosphate synthase large subunit yields MPKNKGFKKILVIGSGPIVIGQAAEFDYAGTQACEALKEEGMEVVLINSNPATIMTDTNMADKVYIEPITPEFITQIIRQEQPDGLLPTLGGQTGLNMAVELAKMGVLERENVRLLGTQLDAIERAEDRDLFRELMKELEQPVPESTIVTTVEEAVNFAGEIGYPIIVRPAYTLGGTGGGICGTEEELMEVVSSGIRYSPIGQCLVEKSIAGMKEVEYEVMRDKHDNCIVVCNMENLDPVGVHTGDSIVVAPSQTLSDREYQMLRSASLKIIRALNIEGGCNVQFALDPQSYQYYVIEVNPRVSRSSALASKATGYPIAKMAAKIAIGYTLDELMNPVTGQTYACFEPTLDYVVSKIPRWPFDKFTSANRKLGTQMKATGEVMAIGRSFEESIHKAVRSLEIGVHRLSLKETDQQSREDLEQKLQKPDDERLFLLAEAFRRGYTIQQLQNLTKIDWWFLHKLEGMIRFEERIASGELSQKLLYEAKRLGFTDRAIAEIRSLKGLTSYTAESEVRAYRQELNLKPVYKMVDTCAAEFEVATPYYYSTYETEDEVLDNGKEKVIVLGSGPIRIGQGIEFDYSTVHAVWAIQSAGYEAVIINNNPETVSTDFSTSDRLYFEPLYLEDVLNVIEREKPIGVIVQFGGQTAINLAEPLAKAGVRILGTDLKNIDRAENRKEFEALLTALDIAQPPGGTVTNVDEAVGTASQFGYPVLVRPSYVLGGRAMEIVYSDEELLSYMEYAVKINPEHPVLIDRYMLGKEVEVDAICDKETVLIPGIMEHVERAGVHSGDSIAVYPPQTLSDDIKRKIVEITTKIAKGLEIVGLVNIQFVIFQDKVYVIEVNPRSSRTVPFLSKVTNIPMANVATRVILGEKLADLGYESGLYPEDKFVSVKVPVFSFAKLRRVDTTLGPEMKSTGEVMGRDVNFEKALYKGLIGSGMKIPSAGTIIATVADKDKEEAVRIFSGFYRLGYKIIAIGGTAQALEEAGLPVRTVNKLSEGSPNILDLIRNGEAHIVVNTLTKGKEPQRDGFRIRREAVENGIVCMTSLDTVSALLHMLEAIHFSSRAMPVKA; encoded by the coding sequence ATGCCCAAAAATAAAGGTTTTAAAAAAATTTTGGTGATCGGTTCCGGACCGATCGTCATTGGCCAGGCGGCAGAATTTGATTACGCCGGCACACAGGCTTGCGAAGCATTAAAAGAAGAAGGCATGGAAGTCGTTCTCATCAACAGTAATCCGGCCACCATTATGACAGATACGAATATGGCCGACAAGGTATATATTGAACCGATCACGCCAGAGTTCATTACACAAATTATCCGCCAGGAACAGCCTGACGGCCTCCTTCCGACACTGGGAGGGCAGACTGGTCTTAATATGGCGGTAGAATTGGCTAAAATGGGCGTGCTTGAAAGAGAAAATGTCAGGCTTCTGGGCACACAGCTGGATGCAATTGAAAGGGCTGAGGACCGGGATTTGTTCCGGGAACTGATGAAAGAATTGGAGCAGCCGGTACCGGAAAGTACAATCGTGACTACCGTGGAAGAAGCCGTTAACTTTGCAGGAGAAATCGGCTATCCGATTATCGTCCGTCCCGCTTACACATTGGGAGGAACAGGTGGAGGTATATGCGGTACTGAGGAAGAATTAATGGAAGTAGTATCTTCCGGTATCCGGTACAGTCCTATTGGGCAATGTCTCGTTGAAAAGAGCATCGCCGGTATGAAGGAAGTTGAATATGAAGTAATGAGGGATAAACACGATAACTGCATTGTCGTTTGTAATATGGAGAACCTTGACCCTGTCGGCGTTCATACAGGGGACAGCATCGTAGTCGCCCCAAGTCAGACTTTATCCGACCGGGAATATCAAATGCTGAGATCGGCATCCCTGAAAATTATCCGAGCTTTGAATATTGAGGGCGGGTGTAACGTACAGTTTGCTCTGGACCCGCAAAGTTATCAATATTATGTTATTGAAGTGAATCCCCGGGTTAGCCGGTCATCTGCCCTGGCTTCCAAAGCGACCGGATATCCAATCGCCAAAATGGCGGCCAAGATTGCCATCGGGTATACGCTTGATGAACTTATGAACCCGGTGACCGGACAAACCTATGCCTGTTTTGAGCCGACGCTGGATTACGTTGTGTCCAAAATCCCGCGCTGGCCGTTTGATAAGTTTACATCAGCCAACCGGAAACTGGGAACACAGATGAAAGCAACAGGGGAAGTTATGGCGATTGGCCGTTCCTTTGAGGAATCCATCCATAAAGCTGTTCGTTCCCTGGAAATTGGTGTGCATCGTCTATCGCTCAAGGAAACAGACCAGCAATCTAGGGAAGATTTGGAACAAAAACTCCAGAAACCGGATGATGAACGTCTTTTCCTTCTGGCTGAAGCTTTCCGTAGAGGATATACCATTCAACAGCTTCAGAACCTTACAAAAATCGACTGGTGGTTTCTGCATAAGCTGGAGGGCATGATCCGTTTTGAAGAACGGATAGCATCGGGTGAGTTGAGTCAGAAACTCCTCTATGAAGCCAAACGTTTGGGTTTCACAGACCGGGCTATTGCTGAAATCCGCAGTCTAAAGGGGTTAACCTCTTATACAGCTGAATCAGAAGTAAGGGCATACCGGCAGGAATTAAACCTAAAGCCTGTCTATAAGATGGTGGATACTTGTGCTGCCGAGTTTGAAGTGGCCACTCCTTACTATTATTCAACCTATGAAACCGAGGATGAGGTTCTGGATAACGGGAAAGAAAAAGTGATTGTGCTCGGTTCCGGACCGATTCGTATCGGGCAGGGAATCGAGTTCGACTATTCCACAGTTCACGCGGTCTGGGCTATACAATCTGCTGGTTATGAAGCGGTCATCATAAACAACAACCCGGAGACGGTATCCACAGACTTCAGTACTTCAGACCGGCTATATTTTGAGCCTTTATATCTGGAAGATGTTCTGAATGTTATCGAAAGGGAAAAGCCCATTGGTGTAATCGTTCAGTTCGGCGGCCAGACAGCTATTAATCTGGCAGAACCTTTGGCCAAAGCCGGAGTTCGCATACTTGGGACCGATCTGAAAAACATCGATCGGGCAGAAAACCGTAAGGAGTTCGAGGCTCTCCTGACGGCCTTGGATATTGCACAGCCTCCGGGTGGAACAGTAACCAATGTAGACGAGGCAGTCGGAACAGCTTCCCAATTTGGTTATCCGGTTCTGGTCCGGCCTTCCTATGTACTTGGCGGACGTGCGATGGAAATTGTTTATTCGGATGAAGAACTCTTGAGCTATATGGAATATGCTGTGAAAATAAATCCGGAACACCCCGTCCTAATTGACCGTTATATGCTCGGCAAGGAAGTGGAAGTGGATGCCATCTGTGACAAAGAAACGGTTCTAATTCCGGGAATCATGGAACATGTAGAAAGAGCCGGAGTACACTCGGGTGACTCCATTGCGGTTTATCCTCCACAAACCTTATCAGATGACATTAAGCGTAAAATTGTGGAGATTACGACGAAAATAGCCAAAGGCCTTGAAATTGTCGGGCTGGTAAACATTCAATTCGTTATATTCCAAGATAAAGTGTACGTCATCGAAGTGAACCCGCGCTCCTCTCGGACGGTACCTTTCCTGAGCAAAGTGACCAATATTCCAATGGCCAATGTGGCGACACGGGTGATCCTGGGTGAAAAATTGGCTGACCTAGGCTATGAAAGCGGACTTTATCCGGAAGACAAGTTTGTCTCGGTCAAAGTTCCGGTCTTCTCCTTTGCCAAACTGAGACGGGTAGATACAACTCTTGGCCCGGAAATGAAATCCACCGGAGAAGTAATGGGGCGTGATGTGAATTTTGAAAAGGCGTTATATAAAGGCCTGATTGGTTCCGGAATGAAGATTCCGTCAGCAGGCACCATCATCGCCACAGTAGCGGATAAAGATAAAGAGGAAGCGGTCCGAATCTTCAGCGGGTTCTATCGTTTAGGTTACAAGATCATCGCTATTGGCGGAACAGCGCAAGCCTTAGAAGAAGCAGGACTACCTGTAAGAACCGTTAATAAGCTAAGTGAAGGTTCTCCAAACATCCTGGACTTGATCAGAAACGGTGAAGCACATATTGTCGTCAACACGCTGACCAAGGGAAAGGAGCCTCAGCGTGACGGATTCCGTATCCGGAGAGAAGCGGTGGAGAACGGAATTGTGTGTATGACGTCGCTGGATACCGTATCCGCTCTTCTGCACATGCTGGAGGCTATCCATTTCTCATCGAGGGCTATGCCTGTAAAAGCTTAA